attgAATATGTCTTTCGGCTTTTCCATTTTGAGGTGAAGTGTAAGGACAAGAGAGACGAAGTCGAAGGCCATTATCAATGCATAATCTTTGAAATGAACCATTAACAAACTTTGTACCGTTATCACATTGAAAAGTTTTGATGGGTCTTTCAAATTGAGTTTTGATAAGAGCATGAAAAGCTTTGAAGTATAGAAAACCTTGTGATTTTTAGCAAGAGGATAGGTCTACAAGAATTTACTAAAACCATCAAGAAAAAGAATATAATAGCGATGCCCACTTGAACTTGCAATAGGTGAAGTCCACAAGTCACTATGAATAATATCAAATGGTAAAGTAGTAACAGACATAGAGTCACTAAAAGGCAACTTTTTAAGTTTACCAAGAGGACAAGAGAAACATGATTGTTTAGAAGTTTTATTACAAGAAATTAAATTGCTTTGACAAAGAGAATGTAAACCATTGTCTCCCGGATGTCCAAGACGATTATGCCACAGGGTAGAGGACAAAGCCATGAGAAGCCGAGGGGGAGAATGATTTAGTGGGTTGATTATTTGAGAAGATAGGATATAGATCGCTCATGCTGTCACATCTCATGATTTTGGTCCCTGTCTGTAAATCATTCACAAAAAATCCAAAAGGATCAAATTCAACAGAAACAGAGTTATCGATGGTAAATTTACGAACCGAGATTAGATTTTTGATGAGTTTAGGAGCATGTAACATATTGTTTAAGGATAAAGGTGGGTGAGGTTTAGGCAAAGAAGTACTTCCATGACCAATAATTggaatcaaatggccattgccAACAAcaatatgatgatgattattgcTCGAATTAAAATAAGAGAAAAATATACCTTGATCCGCCGTCATGTGAGATGTCGCTCCGGTGTCCATGTAGTAGTTTCCATCTGGCTGAGAGAGCGACATGGTGTGCATGGCTGTCTCGACGTCCGTAGGAATGTATTCGGCATTAGACGGAGCATAAGAAGCTGTATAAGCCTGCTGAGGCCTTGGGCCAAGAACACCAGATGCCCTATTAGGGTAATTTTTCCGAGGTTGTTGCTGCCATGGACTAGAAGAAAATGGGCACGGTGGAATGGCCCATGGAGCTCCCCATTGTTGATGTGCCCAGTTGCCCCAAGGAGTCTGCCAATGCCAGGGACGTGGCTGCTGTGGGTTTGTGGCAAAGGCAAAATT
This sequence is a window from Primulina tabacum isolate GXHZ01 chromosome 17, ASM2559414v2, whole genome shotgun sequence. Protein-coding genes within it:
- the LOC142530500 gene encoding uncharacterized protein LOC142530500 codes for the protein MINVKFQYDAIFNKQNAKEGGGAAALLATTNGNQPFDDGHSPNTAGRNNNNHSKNKKKNYGRGNYQSNRGRNNGGGAANGVGNFAFATNPQQPRPWHWQTPWGNWAHQQWGAPWAIPPCPFSSSPWQQQPRKNYPNRASGVLGPRPQQAYTASYAPSNAEYIPTDVETAMHTMSLSQPDGNYYMDTGATSHMTADQDRDQNHEM